The proteins below come from a single Lepeophtheirus salmonis chromosome 4, UVic_Lsal_1.4, whole genome shotgun sequence genomic window:
- the LOC121116715 gene encoding uncharacterized protein — MSNHIVWICICCLINVASSELDGTQQETNSNARAQRFLVSSSIKTERVTTNTVTSSLTVFLSCFTTNGNIPACSSTILSGRRRRRDVPIVEHPITRVQRSDGVFADLLDNIQASKTIKTESNMTTKFNNDNGSMQEVDIIGIPSCNTVENREISRFQRALITIINTLTTSVQATTTQTVIGGVTQTLRFSSENAGDCLPTGLLQTMSIAICS, encoded by the exons ATGAGTAACCATATTGTTTGGATTTGTATATGTTGTCTGATAAACGTTGCTTCCTCTGAGTTGGATGGCACACAACAAGAGACAAATTCAAATGCAAGAGCACAAAGGTTTTTGGTCTCATCTTCAATAAAGACAGAGAGAGTTACTACGAATACAGTGACTAGCAGCTTAACAGTTTTCCTTTCCTGTTTTACAACTAACGGTAATATACCAGCCTGCTCTAGTACAATACTATCGGGTCGGAGAAGACGGAGGGATGTCCCAATTGTAGAGCATCCTATTACTCGAGTACAACGAAGTGATGGAGTCTTTGCTGATTTATTAGATAATATCCAAGCATCCAAA ACCATTAAAACGGAATCAAATATGACCACAAAGTTTAACAATGATAATGGTTCTATGCAAGAAGTAGATATTATTGGAATACCAAGCTGTAATACAGTCGAAAATCGCGAAATTTCCAGATTTCAGAGGGCTCTTATAACAATCATTAATACATTAACAACCAGTGTACAGGCTACAACGACTCAGACAGTGATTGGAGGAGTCACACAAACACTTCGTTTCTCTAGTGAAAATGCTGGTGATTGCCTTCCAACAGGACTCCTTCAGACCATGTCGATAGCAATATGTTCttag